The proteins below are encoded in one region of Sporosarcina sp. FSL K6-1508:
- a CDS encoding LytR/AlgR family response regulator transcription factor, translated as MINANTEIAREVLQQYAAILEDWIPKDAAVAIAISDYYIYYVEGIHDIRLKEGQPVMPGSIADQVITHRRKVDTIMDNSLFGIPYYGIGYPIDLQGEPAALIVILPPTYHVLRHEPFRFLTGKQDEEWSPVPIEEIAYIESLQKKTWFYVDNEQYCTSYTLKDLQLRLPTSFVRIHRSYIVNIPFIQRISRDISSNLLITLRNGSELPVSQTYMTDVKKALGF; from the coding sequence GTGATAAATGCGAATACGGAGATTGCGAGAGAAGTGTTGCAGCAATATGCTGCTATTTTGGAAGATTGGATACCGAAAGACGCAGCGGTGGCAATTGCGATAAGCGACTACTACATCTATTATGTGGAGGGCATTCATGATATCCGATTAAAAGAAGGGCAACCCGTGATGCCTGGCAGCATTGCGGATCAAGTAATTACCCATCGCCGAAAAGTGGATACAATCATGGATAACTCATTGTTCGGGATTCCCTATTATGGAATCGGCTACCCGATTGACCTCCAAGGAGAGCCGGCTGCGCTAATTGTCATCTTGCCACCGACTTATCATGTACTGCGCCATGAACCATTTCGTTTCCTTACAGGAAAACAGGATGAAGAATGGAGTCCTGTTCCAATTGAAGAGATAGCTTATATTGAAAGCTTGCAAAAGAAAACCTGGTTTTATGTTGATAATGAACAGTACTGTACCAGCTATACACTGAAGGATTTACAGTTGCGGCTTCCTACATCATTTGTTCGTATCCATCGGTCTTACATTGTTAACATTCCATTTATCCAACGTATTTCCAGAGATATCTCTTCAAATCTATTGATTACATTGAGGAATGGTTCAGAGTTGCCTGTTAGCCAAACT